In the genome of Quercus robur chromosome 3, dhQueRobu3.1, whole genome shotgun sequence, one region contains:
- the LOC126718425 gene encoding uncharacterized protein LOC126718425 has translation MKALLNPELSFSSISQFHTNKLRNSTHSPNQTSLRFPSKYRIGKGACLVVKAALDSAIIDQLGLSESDIRNPSVSTSYRSSKLPKPNQTLLDAQARVCTGPTLTRPLSEEQAFKVFDTILRSAKGELKDEYKVSRAQLGAFFAAMTIRANAFPEATQWSEGEKLAINTFWPLLVRVLPPDIIFIADPEGSIMGLGSSVGPQYVGNCATEMRLVGALREVLAGGHLGYEEVQGILRDVLPLKVDDEESSGVSESLLSAFLIGQRMNRETDRELKAYCLAFDDELGPPPVADVRSLTHYGEPYDGNTRYFRSTLFVAAVRSCYGESCLLHGVEWMPPKGGITEEQMLKFMGANTSLSPLHAKDLLEDEEVGFAYVSQREAHTSLYSLIGVREHIKKRPPVATAEKIQQFVKARGKEAMVAGFYHNGYEEPLLMLMKRRGVHSGLVVKGEEGALSMTTRLRSASISKGFPVNYCSGFRSLSMASAFEVDGVSRQNFNLEVNAMDYGFEPTNTPRTDRSVSKNIELGLAALHGEKGPAYDRIVLNAGIVDHLLGCDGAEDISAALDRAREAIDSGKALKRLLNYIKISHKLS, from the exons ATGAAAGCTCTACTCAATCCAGAGCTTTCTTTCTCATCCATATCTCAATTCCACACCAATAAGCTTCGTAATTCCACGCATTCGCCTAACCAGACCTCTCTCCGATTTCCCTCGAAGTATCGGATTGGCAAAGGCGCTTGTTTGGTTGTAAAAGCTGCGCTGGACTCGGCTATTATAGACCAGTTGGGGCTCTCCGAGTCCGATATTCGGAACCCGTCCGTTTCGACTTCGTATCGGAGCTCCAAGTTGCCGAAGCCGAATCAGACTCTGCTTGATGCGCAAGCTAGGGTTTGCACTGGCCCCACGCTGACCAGGCCGCTTAGTGAGGAACAAGCTTTTAAGGTTTTCGATACCATCTTAAGATcag CTAAGGGAGAACTTAAAGATGAATATAAAGTTTCAAGAGCACAGCTGGGGGCTTTTTTTGCGGCAATGACAATCCGTGCCAATGCCTTTCCGGAAGCAACCCAATGGAGTGAAGGGGAAAAGCTTGCAATTAACACGTTCTGGCCGCTCTTGGTTCGTGTGCTTCCTCCTGATATAATCTTCATTGCAGATCCTGAAGGCTCCATAATGGGATTAGGGAGTTCTGTTGGGCCCCAATATGTTGGCAATTGCGCTACTGAGATGAGATTGGTTGGTGCCCTTAGGGAAGTTTTGGCCGGTGGTCATCTTGGATATGAGGAGGTCCAAGGCATTTTAAGAGATGTTCTTCCACTGAAAGTAGATGATGAGGAATCGTCAGGTGTAAGTGAGTCATTGCTTTCAGCCTTTTTAATAGGTCAACGTATGAACAGGGAAACAGATCGTGAGTTAAAGGCATACTGCCTTGCATTCGATGATGAACTtg GTCCTCCTCCAGTTGCTGACGTTAGATCATTGACTCATTATGGTGAGCCTTATGATGGAAACACACGTTACTTCAGAAGCACATTGTTTGTCGCTGCAGTTAGATCCTGTTATGGTGAATCTTGCTTGCTTCATGGTGTCGAATGGATGCCACCAAAG GGGGGCATAACTGAAGAACAAATGTTGAAGTTTATGGGAGCAAATACAAGCTTATCCCCATTGCATGCAAAAGATCTTCTTGAG GATGAGGAGGTTGGTTTTGCTTACGTAAGTCAACGTGAAGCTCACACATCTCT ATATTCATTGATTGGTGTGAGGGAGCATATAAAAAAGCGCCCCCCTGTGGCAACAGCTGAAAAGATTCAGCAATTTGTGAAG GCTCGAGGGAAGGAAGCAATGGTTGCTGGATTTTATCATAATGGTTATGAGGAACCACTGTTGATGCTTATGAAGAGAAGAGGTGTTCATTCTGGCTTGGTAGTGAAG GGTGAGGAAGGGGCCCTCTCGATGACAACAAGATTGCGGTCAGCTAGCATTTCAAAAGGATTTCCTGTAAACTACTGCTCAGGTTTCCGTTCACTGAGTATGGCGTCTGCTTTCGAAGTTGATG GTGTATCACGTCAGAATTTCAATCTCGAGGTCAATGCCATGGACTATGGTTTTGAACCTACTAATACTCCAAGGACTGATAGATCG GTCTCAAAGAATATAGAATTGGGTCTAGCAGCTCTTCATGGTGAAAAAGGGCCTGCTTATGATCGGATCGTCTTAAATGCTGGAATAGTAGATCACTTGCTGGGATGTGATGGTGCAGAGGACATATCCGCAGCCCTAGATAGAGCCAGAGAAGCCATTGACAGTGGCAAGGCTTTAAAAAGGCTTTTAAATTACATTAAAATCTCTCACAAATTGAGCTAA